The Brassica napus cultivar Da-Ae chromosome C1, Da-Ae, whole genome shotgun sequence DNA segment CAAATAGGCTGTAAGGTGTACAGGAAGGAACCACCATTGGAGCTTTATGGGATTGTGCAAGACATTTTGACCATGTCGGTCTCATTTGATTATGTTGTCTTTGTTTGGATTTCTCGGTTGAGAAACATAAATGCAGATGCAGCAGCAAAGAACACTTTGTCTTTGTTGGAACAAGATGTGGTTGTGGATGAGTTAATTCCCCCAACAAATTAGTTAATGAATGAAGTTagtttgtgataaaaaaaaaaaaaaaggctgtAAGGTGTATACACTATTGCTTGTGATAACACTTTTTACGATGGCTTTAAAGACTTGTATGAATTGAAAACCTTGGCTTCAGGCaatcttgttttttctttggtttattCGTAACTATAAGTGAGtatgcttttgtttttttttaacagagtCAGTAGAACATTTTTACAAGTGGTAGGAAGACGTATGCACCAAACCCCATAATGACAAGAGAAGCTACTCCAACATTGACCAAAGATGTGTCATATATCTGACTCCTTTCTTCCTCATGTCCTCTTCCTTCTGTTGCAGTAGTATCCATGTTGGTCTTCCTCTGTTCTTCGACTAGTAATGTACCCTTTTCAGATTCCTCTTTGTCTTCACCTCCTTTGGTTAAGTCTTCGTTAACATCTGAATCTACCCTTCTTGGTTCCATGACTTCAGGTTTACCTTTCAGATCTCTTGTATTTTTGACTATACCGGCTTCTTCTACCTTCTTTTCTTCCACTTTCTCTTGAATCTCTCCTTCACTTACCTTGTATCCAACCATCTTCTCATCATGCTTGCTTATCACGTTAACTCTCTCTTTCAGCTTCTGACCTATTTCACCATCTCCCTTTCTCTCTACTATTTTTTCTGCTTTAGAATGTACCTTAGGTTCCAAGCTACCACCAATGGTAGGTATTCTAGTAGTTCCTTCCTCCTTCACCTTCTCTCCAGTCTTTTTTTGACCGATATCAGCTTCCTTCTTTCTCTcaatttctttctcttcttttgcaAGTACCTTGGCTTCCAAGCTACCACCAATGATCGGTGTACTTCTAGCCTCTTCCTCCTTTACCTTCTGTAGAGTCTTTTGTTGACCTATTTGAGCAGAGCTGGCTTCTccttctttcactttctcttcaTTCTTCACTTTAGCCGCTGGCACTGCTCTCTTATACGTTATGGGTTCTTCTTTATTCGCCATTGTAACAgctttctcttgacttgttCCCACTTGTTTCTCCTTATCCGAAGGTTTCTTCCGTCCCAAGCTACTCCCACCGAGACCAGTCCCATTATTTTCCTCATTATTAGCCCCCTGCACAGTCTTTCCCTGATCATTGCCTGCCTTTTCCGTTTTCTCGCCTTCCACCACAGCCGGAAACTCGATCGTCAGTAGTCCATGTGAGAAAGAAGTGTTAAGTTTCGTCATATCGCACGACTCGGGAACACGGTAAACTTCATTGAAACGAGCCTTGGTATGAGTAGAGAGTGGTCGCTGGCCTTGAATGTAGATAGCTCGTGTCTTCTCATCCTTCTTGATTTCCACTTGGTCTCTATAAAACCCTATCGGTTACAAGAAACTTACATAATTACTAAGTGTTTTCTTGCACCATATGCAGTAAGTAACcttttaaacttaatttatatttaaaaataaattttattaaatattataaattttactattttcttactaatatttaatatagatttgatatatattatatcaatttgtataaaactaataaaaatgatataaaattgtataattatcaaaaatttagcttaaacaatatttataaaatttgtagatatataagaaactaatgatcttacgattagatatttaaatttttaaaaaaatttaaatttttttgaaaactttagtaatacaaattgtataattataccaaaattataatatttcaaaatttaaaatgttatatatgaatatatttattttatagataatgtatgagttattatcatattttaaaaaagtttaccaaaaagaaatatcaatattaaatgtaatatatgaattattaccatattctaataagtttgtcaaaatataaatcaacattaaatgaaattatccatgtcatatttttccggaagtcatgtcatcaatttcagtagccatgtgaaattgattgtataaagggcatgtggcaaaatcacttcgcaaatatagtctaggggattatCAACTAAAAATTTTGGTCTTATcaagaacaaataaaaaaaaaaaaaaagaagagaaaatggaCCAGGAAGATTGACATAGAGGATTATGGAAGATCCGGAGTTATTCCATTGAGCTCTTGGCTTGAAGTTGCTCACCGTTGGAGTCAATGGTGGCGGGTGACGGCCACCGCCAGGCCTTTGCCTCCTCAACATTGACAAGTCTTTTTATGTATATCGGAGCAAGTTTCTTTTggaataataaatcaaactgtGTAACAGaaaatttctaatgtgtttGAATGATATAGCTATGTGTATATATGAGACACTTATGTGAATAGGAGGTtttaaggtttgggtttaggattgctTTAGGGTATTGACTTTGTCTCTTTCTTGGTCCAAAGGTCTCATATCATTTTTATACGGTTTCTTGTACTACAAGGAAAGCATAGAAGCGTTAGGTTATCTCTTCAAGAGTGTGACGAAGAAGACGCGCATCAACATGAAGTGACGTCATTTTAGACCTTTTTTGGTGGCATTGAACAACCTGTGAACAAGTGTGTAAAAAGACGCACATCAACATGCAGAAAGGAAGTATCATGGGAAGACCTATGAAGATGGGTTTAGAGAAGAGCATTAGCATATCTTTGTAGTATTCAGACACAAACCCAAAGATCACGaattatattaatgatgttgatgattgtgttatttttttctcaatattGTTGCGATGAGATTTTGTTAATTATTGTTAGATTGGTTTAGGCAAATCTTTATTTGTACTTCTGTACACAGTTGTTTATTGTCCGTAACTTGTGGCTACTGTGAGAAGAGAGGAGATCTCTATAATAATCAATGTGCAAAGACCCCTCTTAAATTCAGCCACATTGTCTATTATACActcaagacaaaaaaaaattcatgataCAATAACTGACTTGGCGACCaggtttttgatttatttatctgaattgataaaaaaatgatgaaatGAAAGTTTTcaggttttacaaaaaaaaatgatgttaaACAACATTTCCAGTTGTTAAAATGAAAGTTTTCTCATAAAACACCTTATTTATTCATAACATCAGTCTAGACAATCAGCCACTAAGATGAGGCTGTGATCATCAAACCTAGCAACTGCTTGAAGAGCACATCTGTTAAGTCATCCTCTAGAACCatcagttcatgagcttcctAAACCGAGTCTAGCATTCTTATCTCAAACCCAAGCTTCTCCCTTCTCTGATATGTCTACCAAGCTGGTGACTCCAGTTCTAACCCTATGATGAGACAATCCTCCTTGCGTTGGAATCTGACTAGATGTTGCAGATAGCTAGAGAATGACTAAAGACCAGCTGCTACAAAAATGTTATATGAACACGTGTGACATTCCTACCCAACTGACCAATACACATTGTTCCTTAGCTCAAAAAGGGTGCCATCTTGGCACAAGCTAtgtttactaatttttttttcgggTTTGTAAAAGATCATGTAATAAATGTGCGAGTTTACTGGCAAGAAAATCTATAAAATCTCCTAACCATGCAGTCATGCACCATTGTAGTCCTTTCCTCAGAGGCATATAGGTTCTTAATAAAATCATTAGCCGTTAAAAACAACATTATCAACTTCGTAGATGTAGGACCCATTACGTGCTCTAAAAGCCCAGCCCGCTAAGTATTACTGTGACGGTGGTATTACCCAAAGCTGAATCATAAACCGTTGGGAGGGATTTCATCTTACGGCTGTAAATAATCTGTCTTGGTATTTTACCGTGACGACGGACGACTCATTCGCTTGTTTCGGTTTACCAGAAAAGACGATTATACCCTCACTAATCTGCGTCGCTTTTACGCTCCTCTCCTTTTATTTTGGTTTCGGTATGCTCCTTCTTCTCGATA contains these protein-coding regions:
- the LOC106379391 gene encoding inactive protein RESTRICTED TEV MOVEMENT 2-like, producing the protein MLRRQRPGGGRHPPPLTPTVSNFKPRAQWNNSGSSIILYVNLPGFYRDQVEIKKDEKTRAIYIQGQRPLSTHTKARFNEVYRVPESCDMTKLNTSFSHGLLTIEFPAVVEGEKTEKAGNDQGKTVQGANNEENNGTGLGGSSLGRKKPSDKEKQVGTSQEKAVTMANKEEPITYKRAVPAAKVKNEEKVKEGEASSAQIGQQKTLQKVKEEEARSTPIIGGSLEAKVLAKEEKEIERKKEADIGQKKTGEKVKEEGTTRIPTIGGSLEPKVHSKAEKIVERKGDGEIGQKLKERVNVISKHDEKMVGYKVSEGEIQEKVEEKKVEEAGIVKNTRDLKGKPEVMEPRRVDSDVNEDLTKGGEDKEESEKGTLLVEEQRKTNMDTTATEGRGHEEERSQIYDTSLVNVGVASLVIMGFGAYVFLPLVKMFY